One region of Neorhodopirellula lusitana genomic DNA includes:
- a CDS encoding TonB-dependent receptor has protein sequence MNNERPSTERKSLQINLDPRRYGSFAEIGAGQEVVRWFFRVGAAAGTIAKSMSAYDMSVSDAIYGHCDRYVCRQRLEDMLTREHDLNLERLRESRGDSTAFFAFADTVSARNFHGTNECHGWMGIRFQAHPRDEDSQIILHVRMLDNDNAAQQEALGIVGVNLLYGAFFLNHEPDQLIESLLDNLSTLRIEIDMIEFSGIAFRHVDNRVMSLRLVQLGLSNAAMFSASGEVLQPAEVLYKKNILVERGSFRPVTHVNMDMLGAAQDSFREEDDVDAEHVVTLAEITMRNLQANGEIDLRDFLARVDTLAACGMTVLISDYFEYYRLAAYLSQYTKKKIAITMGAGSLHELFDEKYYTELDGGILESFGRMFKNDLKLYVYPLLNQSTGELTTVDNLEIAPELRKLYQYLVDKRCIEQLTSYNSEHLATFSRDVLRMIKAGDSEWTKHVPAEVAAVIKHRGFFGCKHQAPESRLAAMVAPVASHPISVMPSFTS, from the coding sequence ATGAATAACGAACGACCATCGACCGAACGCAAGTCACTTCAGATCAACCTGGATCCGCGACGCTACGGTTCGTTCGCCGAGATCGGTGCCGGCCAAGAGGTGGTGCGTTGGTTCTTCCGAGTTGGGGCGGCGGCGGGCACGATCGCCAAGAGCATGTCGGCCTACGATATGTCGGTCAGTGACGCGATTTACGGCCATTGTGATCGGTATGTGTGCCGTCAACGACTTGAAGACATGCTGACTCGCGAACACGATTTGAATCTGGAGCGACTGCGAGAGAGTCGTGGCGATTCGACTGCGTTCTTCGCGTTTGCAGACACGGTTTCGGCACGTAATTTCCACGGCACGAACGAGTGCCATGGTTGGATGGGCATTCGTTTCCAGGCTCACCCGCGTGATGAAGACAGCCAAATCATCCTGCACGTGCGAATGCTCGACAACGATAACGCTGCTCAACAGGAAGCGTTGGGGATCGTCGGCGTGAACCTGCTTTACGGTGCGTTTTTCCTAAACCACGAACCAGACCAATTGATCGAGTCGCTGCTCGATAACCTCAGCACTCTCCGGATTGAGATCGACATGATCGAGTTCTCCGGGATTGCGTTCCGCCACGTTGATAACCGCGTGATGAGTTTGCGTTTGGTGCAACTCGGGTTGTCCAATGCAGCCATGTTCTCTGCCAGTGGTGAAGTTCTGCAGCCAGCCGAAGTGCTTTACAAAAAGAACATTCTGGTGGAACGCGGCAGTTTTCGGCCAGTCACTCACGTCAATATGGACATGTTGGGCGCGGCCCAGGATAGTTTCCGTGAAGAAGATGACGTGGACGCCGAGCATGTGGTGACGCTTGCCGAAATCACGATGCGAAACCTGCAAGCCAACGGTGAAATTGATCTGCGAGACTTTCTCGCTCGGGTCGACACGCTGGCCGCGTGTGGCATGACGGTTTTGATCTCGGACTACTTCGAGTATTACCGTTTGGCCGCTTATCTTTCGCAGTACACCAAAAAGAAGATTGCCATCACGATGGGTGCGGGCAGTCTGCATGAGTTGTTTGACGAGAAGTATTACACCGAACTGGACGGCGGCATTTTGGAATCGTTTGGGCGGATGTTCAAGAACGATCTGAAGCTCTACGTCTACCCACTCCTGAATCAATCAACCGGGGAACTGACGACCGTCGATAACCTGGAAATCGCACCTGAGCTTCGTAAGCTGTACCAGTATTTGGTCGACAAACGATGCATCGAGCAGTTGACGAGCTACAACAGCGAGCACCTCGCGACGTTCTCGCGAGATGTGTTGCGGATGATTAAGGCAGGTGACAGCGAATGGACCAAGCATGTTCCGGCTGAAGTCGCAGCCGTGATCAAGCATCGTGGCTTCTTTGGATGCAAACACCAAGCACCTGAATCCCGGTTGGCGGCGATGGTCGCTCCCGTGGCGTCTCATCCTATTAGTGTGATGCCGAGCTTCACGTCTTAA
- a CDS encoding Nif3-like dinuclear metal center hexameric protein, protein MKQAPISLPNLAQICQLLAEIAPLKLAEDWDNVGLLIGDRQASIGKVMTCLTITPDVVGEAEREGVGLIVAHHPFPFKPVAKVTADTASGEMLWRLCRAGIAVYSAHTAFDSAAGGINDQWTKALQLADCKPMLPLADNAKLGAGRVGRLADQAPAAAILKLAASFSGSTRPRLVGPPDRGISRIGVACGSGGSFVSAALRCGCDFLLTGEATFHACLEAENAGLSLGLVGHYASERFAMDALAQRLQSAIGELPGAAKSANDRDMACKVWASHDERDVIG, encoded by the coding sequence ATGAAACAGGCCCCGATCTCGCTCCCCAATCTTGCTCAAATTTGTCAGCTGTTGGCTGAGATCGCACCGCTGAAATTGGCGGAGGACTGGGATAACGTGGGGCTGTTAATCGGAGACCGCCAAGCCTCGATCGGTAAGGTGATGACTTGCCTGACGATCACACCCGATGTGGTGGGGGAGGCGGAACGCGAGGGCGTGGGCCTGATTGTCGCCCATCATCCGTTCCCATTTAAGCCTGTGGCGAAAGTGACCGCGGACACGGCATCCGGCGAGATGCTGTGGCGTTTGTGTCGCGCCGGGATCGCGGTTTACAGTGCTCATACCGCGTTCGATTCTGCTGCCGGTGGGATCAACGATCAATGGACCAAAGCACTGCAATTGGCGGATTGCAAGCCAATGTTGCCGTTGGCGGACAACGCTAAATTGGGGGCGGGCCGCGTGGGCCGGCTGGCTGATCAGGCTCCGGCAGCGGCGATTCTTAAGCTCGCAGCTTCCTTTTCAGGGTCAACCCGGCCGCGGTTGGTTGGGCCGCCTGACCGCGGGATTTCTCGAATTGGGGTCGCTTGTGGCAGTGGCGGCAGTTTTGTTTCCGCCGCGCTACGGTGTGGGTGTGATTTTCTGTTAACGGGCGAGGCGACGTTTCACGCGTGCTTGGAAGCGGAAAACGCCGGCCTGTCCCTCGGCTTGGTAGGTCATTACGCTAGCGAGCGGTTCGCCATGGATGCGCTGGCCCAGCGTTTGCAATCCGCTATCGGTGAGCTGCCTGGGGCTGCCAAATCGGCGAACGATCGCGATATGGCATGCAAAGTCTGGGCCAGTCACGACGAAAGAGACGTGATTGGTTGA